The genomic window cattcttctgtatatacctgtcctattttcccagcaccatttattgaagagacttttttccattgcatattttttcctgctttgtcaaagattagttgaccatagagttgagggaccatatcccggctctctattctgttccattgacagtgtctgtttttgtcccagtactgtgctgtcttggtgatcacaactttgtaatatagcttgaaatcaggcaatgtgatgcccccagctttgtttttctttttcaacatttccatggcgatttggtgtcttttctggttccatacaaattttaggattgcttgttccagcactttgaaaaatgccggtggaattttgatcaggatggcattgaaaatatagattgctctgggcagtatagacattttaacaatgtttattcttccaatccatgagcatggaatgttttttccatctctttgtttcttcttcaattcatttcatgagtgctctgtagttgctagagtatagatcctttacctctttggttaggtttattccaaggtgccttatgggttttggtgttgTTGTAAAcagaatcaattctctaatttctctttctatagttacattgttattgtataagaaagcaactgatttttgtgcattgattttgtatcccgccacattactgaattgctgtatgagttctagtaatttggtggtggagtctttggggttttccacatgaagtatcatgtcatctgtgaagagaaagagtttgacttctttgccaatttgaataccttttatttctttttgttgtctaattgtctaattgctaggacttctagcactatgttgaacaacagtggcaagagtgagCATCAATGCTgtattcctgatcttaaaggaaaggctctcagcttttccccattgagaatgatatccaCTGTGGTATTTTCATAGATgctttttatgaaattgaggaatgtttcctctatccctacactctgaaaagttttaatcaggaatggatgctgtattttgtcaaatgctttttctgcatcaattgagaggaccatgtggttcttgtctcttctcttatttatgtgttctattgcattgatttgcaaatgttgaattaCCCTTGCACCCCAGGGAAAGTCCTACCTGGTCATGatagataatccttttaatgtactgttggttcctattagctaggatcttgttgagaattttgacatccatattcattagggatattggtctgtgatactcctttttgttggggttttggcctggttttgggatcaaggtaatgttggcctcatagaatgagtttggaagttttccttctgtttctgttttttgaaacagcttcaggagaatgggtattctttgaatgtttggtagaattccccagggaatccatcaggccttggactcttgttttttgggaggtttttgatcacttcttcaatctcattattggttattggtctattcaggttgtcaatttcttcctgtttgtcTCTGTAGCTTATAGGTTCCCAGGAAAGCATCTTCTTCTAGGTTGCTTTATTTATtagcatatagttgttgataataatttctaataattgctGCTATTtcccttggtgttagtcatgatctctcccctttcattcataatttcattaatttgggtcctttctcttttcttttggatagtcTGGCCAGCAGTTTATggatcttgttaattctttcaaaaaaccagcttctagtttcattgatctgctctactgcatttctggtttctaattcattaatctatactctaatctttatttctcttctaatgTGTGGCTTAGGCTTTatatgttgttctttctccagttctttaaggtgtaaagttcatttatgtattcaggatttttctatttttttgagtgatacttggatggctatgtatttccctcttaggactgcctttgctgtatcccataggttttgggctgatgtgttttcattcttattgATTTCCAttagttgtttaagttcttctttgatttcctggttgacccaaacattcttaagcaggatggtGTTTAGCtcccaagtgtttgaatttcttccaaattttttcttgtaattgagttccagtttcaaagcattatggtctgagaatatgcagggaataatctcaatcttttggtatcagttgaaacctgatttgtgacccagtatgtggtttattctggagaaagttccatgtgcattcaagaagaaggtgtattctgttgttttagagtggcatgttctgtatgtatctatgaggtcgatctggtccagtgtgtcattcaaagctcttgtttctttgttgattttctgcttagatgatctgtctgttgctgagagtagagtgttaaggtctcctacaattatcatattattatcaatatgtctctttatttttgttaacagttgacttatgtagttggctgctcctatgttgaaggcatagatatttacaattgttagatcttgttggctagaccctttaagaatgatatattgtccttctgtatctctgagtacagtctttagcttaaaatctaatttgcctgATGTGAGAATTgttaccccaactttcttttgtgttcctttgacatgaaagatggttctccatcccttcactttcagtctggatatatctttaggttcaaaatgagtctcttgcagacagcataaggatgggtcttgtctttttatccaatctgcaaccctgtgccattttttaaaagattttatttatttatttgacagacagagatcacaagtaggcagagaggcaggcaaagagagagagagaggaggaagcaggctccctgacaagcagagagcccaatgcaggacttgagatcatgacctgagccgaaggcagaggctttacacactgagccactcaggagccccccggtgccattttatgggagcatttaggccattcacattgagagtgattattgaaagataagattttattgtgatcatgttgtctgtgaggtctttgtttctttatattgtctctgtaaatttctgtttataTCAGACTAGGGGTcattctccttttatagaaccccccttaatatttcttttagggGCTGCTTAGTGTTCACTCAAagagtcttggaaactctttatctctccatccattctgcatGACAGCCGGGCTAGATAAAGTATCCTTGCTTCTCCTTTAGTaccttgaatatgtcttgccagccctttctggactgtcaggtctctgtggacaagtctgatgttattctgatgttcttccCTCTGTTTGTAAGAAATTTCTTCCCTCTAGccattttcaagattgtttccttggatctaagatttacaaattttactattatgttaTGTCATAGGTATGTTctcattgatcttgggagggatcctctctgcctcttggacaaaaatgtttgtttccttctctagaTTAGGTAAGTTCTTAGCTATGATTTGCTTAAATATATCTTCtagatctttttctctctccaccctctcagggatcccaataattctgatattcgAACATTTCATTGAGTCACTAATCTCCCACAGTTTGATTCCTTGggttctcatttgttttttctcatgctgtcttgatttccttctttcctatcaTCTTATCCTCTATTTccttaattcattcttctgcctcatttaccctggcaGTCAGATTATGTAGTTTGGACTGCATTTCattcacagcatttttttttatggtttttacaaatactttgtttattttaattaagctGGTACAGACAATGTCCATTTAAAACCCATATCCCAGGccaaaaagtacaaataaaatcaaaaagaGCAGTGTTCTGTTGAATACACGTCTGCATGAGTAACTTTATTAACTGCTAATGAAAATTAGAACTTTTCTGGGATCTTCTGacaagacttttctttttatcttaaaatgcTTTCTCTTCAGTGAAGCCATCTTTGGAGTTAGTCATTACTTTCACCATCTCTGTCATCTTGACTCCGGTctgatatttctcttcttttggtcCAGTCcctcaaattttaaaagtagcttCAAGTTAAGGAAAGGTCATTTTTCCACAGTTCAGTTCTCTGAAAAACTTCCATCTCCCACTGAAAGTCACAGTCCAGGAGTGAAGCGAACACATGCTAGAACTTCAGGGCCATTGGAAAGTCATCATGAACACTCGCATTGGTCGATCTTATTTATCACAAGCCTGAAAATGCACAGTCCTGGAAAAGGTGGCCTCTCTGTGCgcacatgtaatttttaaaaaggagaggatAATATGAAGGGGGCTGAGGTTTGATCACCAAAAATCAGCACAATGAAAACAAGTGATAATGAATAATGGGCACTAGAATTCAAATTACCAGATGTTTTAAAGAGATGAGGTGCCAGTTTTCAATTCCGTTTTGAACACCACATTAcaaaagaactatttttaaaaataaaaaaggattgaaggtaaaaaaataaaaataaaaaagaatatctaaattGTTGAGTGACCCCCTGTTTGTTCCTGATAAACTTCAATCACATCTTCTTCCTCCATTTCCAGTTCTTTTGGAGTGTGATTATCAGCAATTCTCTGACCTTCAAAGAGAAACCTGAGTGAATTCATTGGAACTCCCTGTCTTTGACAGTATGATTCTTTGAGTTTCTTGAGATGTGTTGTCATTTTCACTTTGAAGGGAATCTCACTGCTATCCTGTCCAATGACTTTGAGTTTAATGtattctccttccttcttatcCCCCAAGTCCTCAGTTGAAGGTTTTGCCTCCTGGTCAGACATGGTGACGGTGGCTTCACCCAGGGTCTCTGCACAGcagtggcctcagggaggcagaACCTCGCTCCGGGGTTTACAAATCCGTCTCTCTTCCCCACAGCACAACACTGCAGCTCCATTCACAGCATTTTTAAGTTAGGCCTGGTTAGATCTCATTTCTGTCCTTGGAGATTctatattgttattaatatttttctcaagcctagatatCACCTTGATAATTATTACTCTGAAGCCAATTTTTGACATATTGGTTATATGTGTATCCAGTAGTTGCATATCCAGAGACCACAATCTCTGATTTTTCCTTTGTTGGGGTTCCTTCTCTTAGTCATTCTattgaggggtggttgagggaatgcaTAGAATccaaattattgaccacaacccaaacaagatga from Meles meles chromosome 5, mMelMel3.1 paternal haplotype, whole genome shotgun sequence includes these protein-coding regions:
- the LOC123942073 gene encoding small ubiquitin-related modifier 1-like; the encoded protein is MSDQEAKPSTEDLGDKKEGEYIKLKVIGQDSSEIPFKVKMTTHLKKLKESYCQRQGVPMNSLRFLFEGQRIADNHTPKELEMEEEDVIEVYQEQTGGHSTI